The Methylocystis bryophila genome contains the following window.
CCCAAGGAGGGCGAGACGAAGGCCTATCTCTATGCCTTCATCCACAATGAAGGGAATGAGCCCGATCGCTTGATCGGCGCGAAGGGCGAAAAATTCGGCAATTTCGAAATCTATCCCGACGCGCGGAGCGCCGCGAAAGCGACGGGCATTCCGATTCCTCCTCACGCCACGACGACTCTCGCGCCCGGCGGCGCCTATGTGCTGCTGCTCGACATCAAGAAGCACCTCGAGGTCGGCTGGGGTCTGGAGCTGACGCTCAAATTCGAGAAGGCCGGAGAGGTCGTCATCGACGCTGCGATCGAGGCGCCCGACGCCGCCCATGCGCATGATGCGGAGGCCCAGGCGCGCTGGGAAAAAGCGCAGGCTTCAGGCGCCGCGCCCGCCGCGCCGCCAGCGGGTCATGACCACGATCACGATCATCACCACTGAAGCGAGCGGACGCCGCAACGCGCGCGCCTCTCAACGGGCGCGCGCACTTAGATCACGCTGCGTTCAGGCGGAATCGCCTGAGCGCAGAAAACGTGATCGATTCTAAAAGTTTAGATCACGCTG
Protein-coding sequences here:
- a CDS encoding copper chaperone PCu(A)C, with the translated sequence MKRRDLLQSTGAILAGLVTGKLFSVGAASAHEYELGKLIVEHPWIRSPKEGETKAYLYAFIHNEGNEPDRLIGAKGEKFGNFEIYPDARSAAKATGIPIPPHATTTLAPGGAYVLLLDIKKHLEVGWGLELTLKFEKAGEVVIDAAIEAPDAAHAHDAEAQARWEKAQASGAAPAAPPAGHDHDHDHHH